The following proteins are encoded in a genomic region of Populus nigra chromosome 16, ddPopNigr1.1, whole genome shotgun sequence:
- the LOC133675422 gene encoding plant UBX domain-containing protein 10-like: protein MSWSMRESSRATREVSFNGIVRRMVKLPRSIAGGFYRVIGHGIGRIGIGGRRDQNPIPNFPLQPPQEPLIAPEEWTFLSVFEQQYGSTHPFFYACQFMEALKTAEDEHKFMFMYLHSPQHPFTPSFCWETLCSELVVQFLDANFVCWGALADRGEGLQMAVTLQPASFPCCAVIAPAAGNSIAVLQQMEGPISPAELVEILQRTVEEQGLAFGNSRAKEKETTRAKAIEEERKGARAKEEEKMRADRQLREEQDAAYLAALKIDKEKEKLNSLLPERKFQKPADSSNKVNYEKLRQNASQKQFGKSKEASTVRETANGSKDSQATQILIRFPNGERKEQSFSCSDKIQSVYRYIDSLGLPGVGNYRLISSFPRRVYSVDQMGITLKDAGLHPKATLFLELL, encoded by the exons ATGTCATGGTCAATGAGGGAAAGTTCAAGAGCAACGAGAGAGGTTTCTTTCAATGGAATTGTTCGACGTATGGTGAAACTCCCCAGGAGTATTGCAGGGGGGTTTTATAGAGTTATAGGTCATGGCATAGGTCGCATAGGAATAGGAGGTAGAAGAGATCAAAATCCAATACCAAACTTCCCATTGCAACCTCCTCAAGAGCCCCTCATTGCACCAGAAGAGTGGACCTTTCTATCCGTTTTTGAGCAGCAATATGGCTCAACACATCCTTTCTTTTATGCTTGCCAATTCATGGAAGCCTTAAAGACTGCAGAAGATGAGCACAAGTTTATGTTCATGTATCTTCACTCTCCGCAGCACCCTTTCACTCCCTCTTTCTGTTGGGAGACTCTATGTTCAGAGTTGGTGGTCCAGTTTCTTGATGCTAACTTTGTTTGTTGGGGAGCACTTGCTGATAGAGGAGAGGGTTTGCAAATGGCTGTAACATTGCAGCCCGCAAGCTTTCCATGTTGTGCAGTAATAGCTCCTGCTGCTGGCAATAGCATAGCAGTGCTGCAACAG ATGGAAGGGCCGATTTCCCCAGCAGAGCTGGTTGAGATTCTGCAGAGGACAGTGGAGGAGCAAGGGTTGGCATTTGGCAATTCAAGAGCAAAGGAAAAGGAGACGACAAGAGCAAAGGCcatagaagaagagagaaaaggagcGAGGGCCAAAGAGGAAGAGAAGATGAGAGCAGATCGTCAACTAAGAGAAGAACAAGACGCAGCATATCTTGCAGCTCTAAAGATAGATAAG gaaaaggaaaaactCAACAGCCTGCTTCCAGAGAGGAAATTTCAGAAACCAGCTGATTCTTCAAATAAAGTAAATTATGAAAAGCTAAGGCAGAATGCAAGTCAGAAACAGTTTGGTAAATCGAAAGAAGCTTCTACTGTTAGAGAAACAGCTAACGGGTCCAAAGATTCTCAAGCAACACAG ATTCTGATAAGGTTTCCAAATGGTGAAAGAAAAGAGCAGAGCTTTTCCTGCTCAGATAAGATCCAGTCGGTTTACAGATACATCGATTCATTAGGGCTACCAGGCGTTGGCAACTACAGATTAATCTCAAGCTTTCCTCGAAGAGTCTACAGTGTTGATCAGATGGGAATAACTCTGAAAGATGCTGGCCTCCACCCTAAAGCAACCCTTTTCCTGGAGCTTCTTTGA
- the LOC133676211 gene encoding protein neprosin-like yields MKLDSFPWTTLENFEPFCILHTTRQPQCIQTVVVSAIKTTTIQRQQRHRHSKKMAASTSLSTHPMIPIFVAFLLVFASSVSPVLSSPALVSDSGSRLLANQTFRPSKEVLRLRRANAYLKKINKPAVKTIQSPDGDVIHCVLSHLQPAFDHPELKGKKPLDPPERPRSNETRETVAESYQLWTDSGESCPEGTVPIRRTTVKDVLRASSVNRFGRKLRRHVRRDSTGSGHEHAVVFVNGDQYFGAKASINVWSPQVTSEYEFSLSQIWVISGSFGNDLNTIEAGWQVSPDLYGDGYPRFFTYWTTDAYQATGCYNLLCSGFVQTNNKIAIGAAISPRSSYNGRQFDIGLTVWKDPKHGNWWLEYGSGLLVGYWPAFLFSHLRSHASMVQFGGEIVNTRSAGYHTSTQMGSGHFADEGFGKASYFRNLQVVDWDNNLLPLTNLHLLADHPNCYNIRQGRNSVWGTYFYYGGPGRNVRCP; encoded by the exons ATGAAGTTAGATTCATTTCCTTGGACAACACTCGAGAATTTTGAGCCATTTTGTATTCTTCACACAACAAGACAACCCCAATGTATACAAACAGTAGTTGTTTCtgcaataaaaacaacaacaatacagAGACAACAACGACACAGACATTCCAAGAAAATGGCTGCTTCTACTTCTCTTAGCACTCACCCAATGATACCTATTTTTGTTGCTTTCCTCCttgtttttgcttcttctgTTTCTCCTGTCTTGTCGTCACCAGCTCTTGTGTCGGATTCCGGTAGCCGGCTATTAGCCAATCAAACTTTCAGGCCAAGTAAAGAGGTATTGAGACTAAGGAGAGCCAATGCTTATCTCAAGAAGATCAACAAGCCTGCGGTCAAGACAATTCAG AGCCCTGATGGTGACGTAATACATTGTGTTTTATCTCATCTTCAACCAGCATTTGACCATCCAGAGCTTAAAGGAAAGAAACCCCTG GATCCACCAGAGAGACCAAGAAGCAATGAAACAAGAGAGACAGTGGCAGAGAGCTACCAGCTATGGACAGATTCAGGTGAATCATGCCCTGAAGGAACTGTTCCAATAAGAAGAACCACAGTAAAAGATGTTTTAAGAGCAAGTTCTGTTAACAGATTTGGCAGAAAATTAAGAAGACATGTAAGACGAGACTCAACAGGGAGTGGTCATGAG CATGcagttgtttttgttaatggGGATCAGTATTTTGGAGCAAAGGCAAGCATAAATGTTTGGTCACCTCAAGTAACCAGTGAATATGAATTCAGCTTGTCACAAATTTGGGTCATCTCTGGTTCTTTCGGCAATGATCTTAATACCATTGAAGCCGGTTGGCAG GTTAGTCCAGATTTATATGGAGACGGTTATCCTAGATTCTTCACGTACTGGACA ACCGATGCATACCAAGCTACTGGATGCTATAACTTGCTGTGTTCTGGATTTGTCCAAACCAACAACAAGATTGCCATTGGAGCTGCAATATCTCCAAGGTCATCTTACAATGGCAGGCAATTTGATATTGGCTTGACGGTTTGGAAG GACCCGAAGCATGGGAACTGGTGGCTGGAATATGGATCAGGACTCCTGGTGGGATATTGGCCAGCATTTTTGTTCAGTCACTTGAGAAGTCATGCAAGCATGGTACAATTCGGAGGGGAAATTGTGAACACGAGATCAGCGGGGTACCACACATCAACACAGATGGGCAGTGGTCATTTTGCAGACGAAGGATTTGGAAAAGCATCCTACTTTAGAAACTTGCAAGTTGTGGATTGGGATAACAATTTGCTGCCTCTAACAAATCTTCATCTCTTGGCTGATCATCCAAATTGTTATAATATAAGGCAAGGCAGAAACAGTGTTTGGGGGACTTACTTCTACTATGGAGGTCCTGGGAGGAATGTAAGGTGTCCATGA
- the LOC133676298 gene encoding arginine-specific demethylase JMJ20 isoform X2, which produces MGIEIGGSIEKVNGKEISYNEFVERYLAKNQPVVLTGLMDDWRACKDWVFDSGKPNLKFFSTHFGNSKVQVADCGTREFTDQKRVEMTVSEFIDHWIDAKECGGASNSFQEGSWTPLHADVFRSYSWSANVCGKKKWLFLPPSQCHLVFDRGFKSCVYNIFDDVSETNFPGFKKAIWLECSQEQNEIIFVPSGWYHQVHNMEDTISINHNWFNAYNLSWVLDLLSRDYKEAKEYIEDIRDICDDFEGLCQRNLAANTGMNFSDFFIFLSRFFSANILQLYCQLREEGISVWGSSKMAKHLVFNLASIRRIALKLTSMDVVAGNHGFFLDLMETLDDPNFLKLFIDVGRAYGKIHEQQNCSCDTKKAWMVEFLDYSSHIRNPEDFVKFIDYSVTKLGATFCEENLLLSGLNNWPLFEDQ; this is translated from the exons atgggTATCGAAATTGGAGGGTCAATAGAGAAGGTGAATGGGAAAGAAATAAGTTATAATGAGTTTGTGGAGAGATATTTAGCGAAGAACCAACCAGTTGTTTTAACAGGTTTAATGGATGATTGGAGGGCTTGCAAAGATTGGGTCTTTGATAGTGGAAAACCCAACTTGAAGTTCTTCTCGACTCACTTTGGCAATTCCAAAGTTCAG GTTGCTGATTGTGGTACTAGAGAATTTACGGATCAGAAGAGAGTAGAAATGACTGTTTCTGAGTTTATTGACCATTGGATTGATGCCAAAGAGTGTGGTGGGGCATCAAATTCATTTCAAGAGG GATCCTGGACTCCTCTTCATGCTGATGTTTTCAGGTCATATAGTTGGTCAGCAAATGTGTGTGGGAAGAAGAAATGGCTTTTTCTACCTCCTTCTCAATGTCATCTTGTTTTTGACAG GGGCTTTAAAAGCTgtgtttataatatttttgatgatGTTAGTGAAACGAACTTTCCAGGTTTTAAGAAA GCTATCTGGCTGGAGTGCTCTCAAGAACAGAATGAAATTATCTTTGTACCTAGTGGATGGTATCATCAAGTTCATAATATG GAAGATACAATATCAATAAATCACAACTGGTTCAATGCGTATAATCTTTCATGGGTG TTGGATTTGCTTTCGAGAGACTACAAGGAAGCTAAGGAGTACATAGAAGACATCCGTGATATCTGTGATGATTTTGAAGGTCTATGCCAACGCAATCTTGCTGCTAACACAG GAATgaatttttctgatttttttatcttcctaTCTCGCTTCTTCTCGGCCAATATCCTCCAACTCTACTGTCAACTTAGAGAAGAAGGAATTTCAGTCTGGGGTTCGTCTAAAATGGCTAagcatttagtttttaatttagcaTCTATACGGAGGATTGCATTGAAATTGACAAGCATGGATGTTGTAGCTGGAAATCATGGCTTCTTCTTGGATCTGATGGAAACGTTAGATGATCCCAATTTTCTTAAACTGTTCATTGATGTGGGCAGAGCATATGGGAAAATACACGAGCAACAGAATTGTAGTTGTGATACAAAGAAAGCTTGGATGGTTGAGTTTTTAGACTACAGCTCTCATATACGCAATCCTGAAGATTTTGTTAAGTTCATTGACTACTCTGTAACAAAACTCGGTGCTACTTTCTGTGAGGAAAATCTTTTGTTGTCTGGATTGAACAACTGGCCGCTCTTTGAAGATCAATGA
- the LOC133676298 gene encoding arginine-specific demethylase JMJ20 isoform X1, which translates to MGIEIGGSIEKVNGKEISYNEFVERYLAKNQPVVLTGLMDDWRACKDWVFDSGKPNLKFFSTHFGNSKVQVADCGTREFTDQKRVEMTVSEFIDHWIDAKECGGASNSFQEGNDKLVLYLKDWHFVTEYPEYVAYRTPLFFCDDWLNLYLDHYRMHNDSDTCQENDGISCSDYRFVYMGAKGSWTPLHADVFRSYSWSANVCGKKKWLFLPPSQCHLVFDRGFKSCVYNIFDDVSETNFPGFKKAIWLECSQEQNEIIFVPSGWYHQVHNMEDTISINHNWFNAYNLSWVLDLLSRDYKEAKEYIEDIRDICDDFEGLCQRNLAANTGMNFSDFFIFLSRFFSANILQLYCQLREEGISVWGSSKMAKHLVFNLASIRRIALKLTSMDVVAGNHGFFLDLMETLDDPNFLKLFIDVGRAYGKIHEQQNCSCDTKKAWMVEFLDYSSHIRNPEDFVKFIDYSVTKLGATFCEENLLLSGLNNWPLFEDQ; encoded by the exons atgggTATCGAAATTGGAGGGTCAATAGAGAAGGTGAATGGGAAAGAAATAAGTTATAATGAGTTTGTGGAGAGATATTTAGCGAAGAACCAACCAGTTGTTTTAACAGGTTTAATGGATGATTGGAGGGCTTGCAAAGATTGGGTCTTTGATAGTGGAAAACCCAACTTGAAGTTCTTCTCGACTCACTTTGGCAATTCCAAAGTTCAG GTTGCTGATTGTGGTACTAGAGAATTTACGGATCAGAAGAGAGTAGAAATGACTGTTTCTGAGTTTATTGACCATTGGATTGATGCCAAAGAGTGTGGTGGGGCATCAAATTCATTTCAAGAGGGTAATGACAAGTTAGTGCTATATTTAAAGGACTGGCATTTTGTAACG GAGTACCCAGAATATGTAGCATACAGAACTCCTCTGTTTTTTTGCGATGATTGGCTCAATCTGTATCTCGACCATTATCGCATGCATAATGATTCTGATACTTGTCAAGAGAATGATGGAATAAGTTGCTCTGATTATCGGTTTGTTTATATGGGAGCAAAAG GATCCTGGACTCCTCTTCATGCTGATGTTTTCAGGTCATATAGTTGGTCAGCAAATGTGTGTGGGAAGAAGAAATGGCTTTTTCTACCTCCTTCTCAATGTCATCTTGTTTTTGACAG GGGCTTTAAAAGCTgtgtttataatatttttgatgatGTTAGTGAAACGAACTTTCCAGGTTTTAAGAAA GCTATCTGGCTGGAGTGCTCTCAAGAACAGAATGAAATTATCTTTGTACCTAGTGGATGGTATCATCAAGTTCATAATATG GAAGATACAATATCAATAAATCACAACTGGTTCAATGCGTATAATCTTTCATGGGTG TTGGATTTGCTTTCGAGAGACTACAAGGAAGCTAAGGAGTACATAGAAGACATCCGTGATATCTGTGATGATTTTGAAGGTCTATGCCAACGCAATCTTGCTGCTAACACAG GAATgaatttttctgatttttttatcttcctaTCTCGCTTCTTCTCGGCCAATATCCTCCAACTCTACTGTCAACTTAGAGAAGAAGGAATTTCAGTCTGGGGTTCGTCTAAAATGGCTAagcatttagtttttaatttagcaTCTATACGGAGGATTGCATTGAAATTGACAAGCATGGATGTTGTAGCTGGAAATCATGGCTTCTTCTTGGATCTGATGGAAACGTTAGATGATCCCAATTTTCTTAAACTGTTCATTGATGTGGGCAGAGCATATGGGAAAATACACGAGCAACAGAATTGTAGTTGTGATACAAAGAAAGCTTGGATGGTTGAGTTTTTAGACTACAGCTCTCATATACGCAATCCTGAAGATTTTGTTAAGTTCATTGACTACTCTGTAACAAAACTCGGTGCTACTTTCTGTGAGGAAAATCTTTTGTTGTCTGGATTGAACAACTGGCCGCTCTTTGAAGATCAATGA
- the LOC133675778 gene encoding cell division cycle protein 48 homolog — translation MEDPSSSQPSSSTDPKSGKKDFSTAILERKKSPNRLVVDEAINDDNSVVAMHPATMEKLQFFRGDTVLIKGKKRRDTVCIVLAEEQCEEPKIRMNKVVRANLRVRLGDVVSVHQCPDVKYGKRVHILPIDDTIEGVTGNLFDAYLKPYFLESYRPVRKDDLFLVRGGMRSVEFKVIETDPGEYCVVAPDTEIFCEGEPIKREDEERLNEVGYDDVGGVRKQMAQIRELVELPLRHPQLFKSIGVKPPKGILLYGPPGSGKTLIARAVANETGAFFFLINGPEIMSKLAGESESNLRKAFEEAEKNAPSIIFIDEIDSIAPKREKTHGEVERRIVSQLLTLMDGLKSRAHVIVMGATNRPNSIDPALRRFGRFDREIDIGVPDEVGRLEVLRIHTKNMKLAEEVDLEKVAKDTHGYVGADLAALCTEAALQCIREKMDVIDLEDDTIDAEVLNSMAVTNEHFQTALGTSNPSALRETVVEVPNVSWEDIGGLENVKRELQETVQYPVEHPEKFEKFGMSPSKGVLFYGPPGCGKTLLAKAIANECQANFISVKGPELLTMWFGESEANVREIFDKARQSAPCVLFFDELDSIATQRGSSVGDAGGAADRVLNQLLTEMDGMTAKKTVFIIGATNRPDIIDPALLRPGRLDQLIYIPLPDEASRLQIFKACLRKSPVSKDVDLTALARYTNGFSGADITEICQRACKYAIRENIEKDIEKEKRKQENPEAMEEDDVDEVPEIKAAHFEESMKYARRSVSDADIRKYQSFAQTLQQSRGFGTEFRFPDRPENAAADGGATDPFASATAAADEDDLYS, via the exons ATGGAGGATCCAAGCTCTAGCCAGCCCTCCTCTTCCACTGACCC GAAAAGTGGTAAGAAAGATTTTTCGACTGCGATTTTAGAGCGAAAGAAGTCTCCCAATCGTCTTGTTGTTGACGAGGCGATCAATGATGATAACTCTGTGGTTGCTATGCATCCTGCTACAATGGAGAAGCTTCAGTTTTTTCGTGGTGACACTGTGCTAATTAAG GGAAAGAAGCGTAGAGACACTGTTTGCATTGTTCTTGCTGAGGAACAATGTGAGGAACCAAAAATCAGAATGAATAAAGTTGTCAGGGCTAATCTTAGAGTCCGTCTTGGTGATGTTGTGTCTGTCCATCAATGTCCTGATGTGAAGTATGGGAAGCGGGTTCATATCCTTCCTATTGATGACACTATTGAGGGTGTTACTGGCAATCTTTTTGATGCATATTTGAAGC CATATTTCTTGGAATCTTACCGCCCTGTTAGGAAAGATGACCTCTTCCTTGTCAGGGGTGGCATGCGCAGTGTCGAGTTCAAAGTAATTGAGACAGACCCTGGTGAATACTGTGTTGTGGCACCAGACACCGAGATCTTTTGTGAAGGAGAGCCCATCAAACGCGAGGATGAAGAGAGATTGAATGAAGTGGGCTATGATGATGTTGGGGGTGTTAGGAAACAAATGGCTCAGATTCGTGAGCTAGTTGAACTTCCTCTTAGACACCCACAGCTTTTCAAATCAATTGGTGTGAAACCACCAAAAGGTATATTGCTGTATGGACCACCTGGGTCCGGTAAAACTCTGATTGCAAGAGCTGTTGCTAATGAGACAGGGgcattcttctttttgattaatgGTCCTGAGATAATGTCAAAGCTGGCTGGTGAGAGTGAAAGCAACTTGAGGAAGGCGTTTGAAGAAGCTGAAAAGAATGCACCATCCATAATTTTTATCGATGAGATAGATTCTATTGCTCCTAAGAGGGAAAAGActcacggtgaggtggagaggCGTATAGTTTCACAACTTTTGACTTTAATGGATGGCCTTAAGTCACGGGCACATGTGATTGTTATGGGGGCTACCAATAGGCCCAATAGCATTGACCCAGCTTTGAGGAGATTTGGGAGATTTGATCGAGAGATTGACATTGGTGTGCCAGATGAAGTTGGACGGTTGGAGGTCCTCAGAATTCATactaaaaatatgaaacttgCTGAAGAG GTTGATCTTGAAAAAGTTGCAAAGGACACCCATGGTTATGTTGGTGCAGATCTTGCAGCTCTTTGTACTGAGGCTGCTCTTCAGTGTATTAGGGAGAAAATGGATGTTATTGATTTGGAGGATGACACAATTGATGCCGAGGTGTTAAACTCAATGGCTGTGACTAATGAGCACTTCCAAACTGCATTGGGAACTTCAAATCCATCAGCCTTGCGTGAAACA GTTGTGGAGGTTCCTAATGTCTCATGGGAGGATATTGGTGGATTGGAGAATGTTAAAAGAGAGCTTCAAGAG ACTGTCCAATATCCAGTGGAGCATCCTGAGAAGTTTGAGAAATTTGGCATGTCACCTTCTAAAGGTGTTCTCTTTTATGGACCTCCTGGCTGTGGTAAAACCCTACTTGCAAAGGCAATTGCTAATGAATGCCAGGCCAACTTCATTAGTGTCAAGGGTCCTGAGCTTCTAACCATGTGGTTTGGAGAAAGTGAAGCAAATGTGCGGGAGATATTTGACAAAGCACGGCAGTCAGCCCCATGTGTACTTTTCTTTGACGAACTTGATTCCATTGCTACTCAG CGTGGCAGCTCTGTAGGAGATGCTGGGGGTGCTGCTGATAGAGTCTTGAATCAACTTCTGACGGAAATGGATGGCATGACAGCAAAGAAAACAGTTTTTATCATTGGAGCAACAAACAGGCCAGATATTATTGACCCAGCATTGCTTAGGCCCGGGCGTCTGGACCAGTTGATTTATATTCCTCTTCCTGACGAGGCTTCCCGTCTTCAGATATTTAAAGCATGTTTGCGGAAGTCACCTGTTTCTAAGGATGTTGACCTGACAGCTCTTGCACGATATACTAATGGTTTTAGTGGTGCTGATATCACTGAAATTTGTCAACGTGCCTGCAAATATGCCATtagagaaaatattgagaag GATATTGAGAAGGAGAAAAGGAAGCAAGAGAATCCCGAAGCAATGGAAGAGGATGATGTTGATGAGGTCCCAGAAATAAAGGCAGCACATTTTGAGGAGTCAATGAAATATGCACGACGAAGTGTCAGTGATGCAGACATCAGGAAGTACCAATCTTTTGCTCAGACCTTGCAGCAATCTCGTGGATTTGGTACCGAGTTCCGGTTTCCAGACCGTCCTGAGAATGCTGCAGCAGATGGAGGAGCTACAGATCCTTTTGCTTCAGCAACTGCTGCTGCCGATGAGGATGATCTATACAGCTGA